Proteins encoded in a region of the Takifugu flavidus isolate HTHZ2018 chromosome 10, ASM371156v2, whole genome shotgun sequence genome:
- the cmtm6 gene encoding CKLF-like MARVEL transmembrane domain-containing protein 6 isoform X2 has protein sequence MPTNEVYSPTTASNPKLSWFLIPSEHLDQTRFGIKLCEVLLSLVAFVLEELVSICISCTALYFFEFVSCAAFLFTLLLVVLLATPLHTWMSITCWPCIDFVYTASIAFFFIISSIVLAALNSRTPLERSAVVFGFVASVFFIADILLFLKTRGSPFSNTKEQLSNGMAAAQATPPEKEQLNSPTAEAV, from the exons ATGCCCACAAATGAGGTTTACTCGCCTACAACTGCATCAAACCCTAAACTGTCATGGTTCCTCATTCCCTCAGAGCATCTGGATCAAACTCGTTTTGGGATCAAGCTGTGTGAAGTG CTTCTGTCCTTGGTGGCCTttgtcctggaggagctggtcagCATTTGTATCAGTTGCACTGCCCTCTACTTCTTCGAGTTTGTCAGCTGCGCAGCCTTTCTATTCACACTGCTGCTTGTCGTCCTCCTGGCCACACCCCTTCACACGTGGATGAGCATCACCTGTTGGCCGTGCATA GATTTTGTGTACACTGCAAGCATTgctttcttcttcatcatctcctccatcGTTCTTGCCGCACTGAACAGTAGAACACCATTGGAGCGGAGCGCTGTG GTGTTCGGCTTTGTGGCGTCAGTGTTCTTTATCGCTGACATCCTGTTGTTCCTGAAGACTCGTGGTTCCCCCTTCAGTAACACAAAGGAGCAGCTGAGTAATGGCATGGCAGCAGCCCAGGCGACTCCTCCAGAGAAGGAGCAGCTCAATAGTCCGACTGCTGAAGCAGTATGA
- the cmtm6 gene encoding CKLF-like MARVEL transmembrane domain-containing protein 6 isoform X1 — protein sequence MRFTMPTNEVYSPTTASNPKLSWFLIPSEHLDQTRFGIKLCEVLLSLVAFVLEELVSICISCTALYFFEFVSCAAFLFTLLLVVLLATPLHTWMSITCWPCIDFVYTASIAFFFIISSIVLAALNSRTPLERSAVVFGFVASVFFIADILLFLKTRGSPFSNTKEQLSNGMAAAQATPPEKEQLNSPTAEAV from the exons ATGAG ATTCACCATGCCCACAAATGAGGTTTACTCGCCTACAACTGCATCAAACCCTAAACTGTCATGGTTCCTCATTCCCTCAGAGCATCTGGATCAAACTCGTTTTGGGATCAAGCTGTGTGAAGTG CTTCTGTCCTTGGTGGCCTttgtcctggaggagctggtcagCATTTGTATCAGTTGCACTGCCCTCTACTTCTTCGAGTTTGTCAGCTGCGCAGCCTTTCTATTCACACTGCTGCTTGTCGTCCTCCTGGCCACACCCCTTCACACGTGGATGAGCATCACCTGTTGGCCGTGCATA GATTTTGTGTACACTGCAAGCATTgctttcttcttcatcatctcctccatcGTTCTTGCCGCACTGAACAGTAGAACACCATTGGAGCGGAGCGCTGTG GTGTTCGGCTTTGTGGCGTCAGTGTTCTTTATCGCTGACATCCTGTTGTTCCTGAAGACTCGTGGTTCCCCCTTCAGTAACACAAAGGAGCAGCTGAGTAATGGCATGGCAGCAGCCCAGGCGACTCCTCCAGAGAAGGAGCAGCTCAATAGTCCGACTGCTGAAGCAGTATGA
- the LOC130532782 gene encoding copine-4-like isoform X5 codes for MSDIYESAANSLGLFSGPYLTKVELQLSCKGIPDRDSLCKPDPCLVLAMQSCGQWMEVDRTEVIPSCGNPNFSKVFTLDFYFEERQRLRFELLDIYSGGLNGMKHEAFLGFVECNLGQIISQRKLSKALLKPGGTVGKSIITIAAEELTGNDDHIELSFSARKLDDKDFFTKSDPFLEIYRLNEDATMQLVYRTETVKNNLNPVWKRFKVSLNSLCAGDHERKLQVAIDFTASNGDPRNSCSLHYIHPFQPNEYLKALVAIGEICQDYDSDKMFPAFGFGAQIPPDYKISHDFAVNFNEENPECVGIQGVVEAYQACLPKLQLYGPTNIAPIIQKVACSASQEVHTKEAMQYFILLILTDGVITDMADTREAIVQASHLPMSIIIVGIGNADFSDMQMLDGGEGILCSTRGEPVLRDIVQFVPFRNFKNASPAALAKSVLAEVPNQVVEYYNNKGIKPKMPSVYQSSKQFGL; via the exons ATGAGTGACATCTACGAATCAGCAGCTAACTCGCTTGGCTTGTTCAGTGGTCCGTATCTGACGAAAGTGGAACTCCAACTGAGCTGTAAAGGCATTCCGGACCGTGATTCTCTGTGCAAACCAGATCCTTGCCTGGTCCTCGCCATGCAGTCCTGTGGGCAGTGGATGGAG GTGGACCGCACTGAAGTAATTCCCAGCTGTGGGAATCCCAACTTCTCCAAGGTGTTTACCctggacttttattttgagGAGAGGCAGCGTCTTCGTTTTGAATTGCTTGACATTTACAGTGGCGGCCTCAATGGCATGAAACACGAGGCCTTCCTTGGATTTGTGGAGTGTAACCTAGGGCAG ATCATTTCACAGAGGAAACTTTCCAAGGCTCTGCTGAAACCGGGAGGAACAGTGGGGAAGTCCATCATCACA atagcagcagaggagctgacaggtAATGATGACCACATTGAACTGTCATTTAGTGCAAGAAAGCTGGATGACAAG GACTTCTTCACCAAATCAGATCCATTCCTAGAAATCTATAGACTGAATGAAGATGCCACCATGCAGCTTGTTTACAGGACTGAG actGTCAAGAATAATTTGAACCCAGTTTGGAAAAGGTTTAAAGTTTCTCTGAACTCACTCTGTGCCGGAGACCATGAACGCAAGCTACag GTTGCCATTGACTTTACAGCTTCAAATGGAGACCCTCGAAACAGTTGCTCTCTACACTACATTCACCCGTTTCAGCCCAATGAGTATCTGAAGGCTCTGGTAGCAATAGGGGAGATCTGCCAGGACTATGACAG TGATAAGATGTTCCCAGCTTTTGGCTTTGGAGCTCAGATTCCTCCGGACTACAAG ATTTCACATGACTTTGCAGTGAATTTTAATGAAGAGAATCCAGAATGTGTAG GTATTCAAGGAGTGGTCGAGGCCTACCAAGCCTGTCTTCCCAAACTACAGCTGTACGGACCTACCAACATCGCTCCCATCATCCAGAAGGTTGCTTGCTCTGCTTCGCAAGAGGTTCACACCAAAGAGGCCATG CAGtacttcatcctcctcatcctgacagATGGTGTCATTACTGACATGGCTGACACAAGGGAGGCCATCGTCCAGGCCTCACATCTTCCAATGTCCATCATCATTGTCGGCATTGGGAATGCTGATTTCAGTGACATGCAAATGCTGGATGGTGGCGAAGGGATCCTGTGTTCAACCAGAGGAGAACCTGTTCTCCGAGACATTGTTCAATTTGTGCCCTTCCGGAACTTCAAAAAT gcatctccagctgctctggcGAAAAGCGTTTTAGCAGAGGTTCCAAACCAAGTGGTGGAATATTACAACAATAAGGGCATCAAACCTAAAATGCCAAGTGTGTACCAGTCTTCCAAGCAGTTTGGACTCTGA
- the LOC130532782 gene encoding copine-4-like isoform X4: protein MSDIYESAANSLGLFSGPYLTKVELQLSCKGIPDRDSLCKPDPCLVLAMQSCGQWMEVDRTEVIPSCGNPNFSKVFTLDFYFEERQRLRFELLDIYSGGLNGMKHEAFLGFVECNLGQIISQRKLSKALLKPGGTVGKSIITIAAEELTGNDDHIELSFSARKLDDKDFFTKSDPFLEIYRLNEDATMQLVYRTETVKNNLNPVWKRFKVSLNSLCAGDHERKLQCTIWDWDSNGKHDYIGEFETTFKEMRGAIEGRQVQWLCINSKYKAKKKNYKNSGIVILNRCKVIKMHSFLDYIMGGCQIQFTVAIDFTASNGDPRNSCSLHYIHPFQPNEYLKALVAIGEICQDYDSDKMFPAFGFGAQIPPDYKISHDFAVNFNEENPECVGIQGVVEAYQACLPKLQLYGPTNIAPIIQKVACSASQEVHTKEAMASPAALAKSVLAEVPNQVVEYYNNKGIKPKMPSVYQSSKQFGL, encoded by the exons ATGAGTGACATCTACGAATCAGCAGCTAACTCGCTTGGCTTGTTCAGTGGTCCGTATCTGACGAAAGTGGAACTCCAACTGAGCTGTAAAGGCATTCCGGACCGTGATTCTCTGTGCAAACCAGATCCTTGCCTGGTCCTCGCCATGCAGTCCTGTGGGCAGTGGATGGAG GTGGACCGCACTGAAGTAATTCCCAGCTGTGGGAATCCCAACTTCTCCAAGGTGTTTACCctggacttttattttgagGAGAGGCAGCGTCTTCGTTTTGAATTGCTTGACATTTACAGTGGCGGCCTCAATGGCATGAAACACGAGGCCTTCCTTGGATTTGTGGAGTGTAACCTAGGGCAG ATCATTTCACAGAGGAAACTTTCCAAGGCTCTGCTGAAACCGGGAGGAACAGTGGGGAAGTCCATCATCACA atagcagcagaggagctgacaggtAATGATGACCACATTGAACTGTCATTTAGTGCAAGAAAGCTGGATGACAAG GACTTCTTCACCAAATCAGATCCATTCCTAGAAATCTATAGACTGAATGAAGATGCCACCATGCAGCTTGTTTACAGGACTGAG actGTCAAGAATAATTTGAACCCAGTTTGGAAAAGGTTTAAAGTTTCTCTGAACTCACTCTGTGCCGGAGACCATGAACGCAAGCTACag TGCACCATTTGGGACTGGGACTCCAATGGCAAACATGACTACATTGGCGAGTTCGAGACCACGTTcaaagagatgagaggagcCATAGAAGGACGACAG GTGCAGTGGCTGTGTATTAACTCTAAATAcaaagcaaagaagaaaaactacaaGAACTCGGGGATTGTAATACTTAACCGATGCAAG GTAATCAAAATGCACTCATTCCTCGATTACATTATGGGAGGCTGCCAGATCCAGTTTact GTTGCCATTGACTTTACAGCTTCAAATGGAGACCCTCGAAACAGTTGCTCTCTACACTACATTCACCCGTTTCAGCCCAATGAGTATCTGAAGGCTCTGGTAGCAATAGGGGAGATCTGCCAGGACTATGACAG TGATAAGATGTTCCCAGCTTTTGGCTTTGGAGCTCAGATTCCTCCGGACTACAAG ATTTCACATGACTTTGCAGTGAATTTTAATGAAGAGAATCCAGAATGTGTAG GTATTCAAGGAGTGGTCGAGGCCTACCAAGCCTGTCTTCCCAAACTACAGCTGTACGGACCTACCAACATCGCTCCCATCATCCAGAAGGTTGCTTGCTCTGCTTCGCAAGAGGTTCACACCAAAGAGGCCATG gcatctccagctgctctggcGAAAAGCGTTTTAGCAGAGGTTCCAAACCAAGTGGTGGAATATTACAACAATAAGGGCATCAAACCTAAAATGCCAAGTGTGTACCAGTCTTCCAAGCAGTTTGGACTCTGA
- the LOC130532782 gene encoding copine-4-like isoform X1 codes for MSDIYESAANSLGLFSGPYLTKVELQLSCKGIPDRDSLCKPDPCLVLAMQSCGQWMEVDRTEVIPSCGNPNFSKVFTLDFYFEERQRLRFELLDIYSGGLNGMKHEAFLGFVECNLGQIISQRKLSKALLKPGGTVGKSIITIAAEELTGNDDHIELSFSARKLDDKDFFTKSDPFLEIYRLNEDATMQLVYRTETVKNNLNPVWKRFKVSLNSLCAGDHERKLQCTIWDWDSNGKHDYIGEFETTFKEMRGAIEGRQVQWLCINSKYKAKKKNYKNSGIVILNRCKVIKMHSFLDYIMGGCQIQFTVAIDFTASNGDPRNSCSLHYIHPFQPNEYLKALVAIGEICQDYDSDKMFPAFGFGAQIPPDYKISHDFAVNFNEENPECVGIQGVVEAYQACLPKLQLYGPTNIAPIIQKVACSASQEVHTKEAMQYFILLILTDGVITDMADTREAIVQASHLPMSIIIVGIGNADFSDMQMLDGGEGILCSTRGEPVLRDIVQFVPFRNFKNASPAALAKSVLAEVPNQVVEYYNNKGIKPKMPSVYQSSKQFGL; via the exons ATGAGTGACATCTACGAATCAGCAGCTAACTCGCTTGGCTTGTTCAGTGGTCCGTATCTGACGAAAGTGGAACTCCAACTGAGCTGTAAAGGCATTCCGGACCGTGATTCTCTGTGCAAACCAGATCCTTGCCTGGTCCTCGCCATGCAGTCCTGTGGGCAGTGGATGGAG GTGGACCGCACTGAAGTAATTCCCAGCTGTGGGAATCCCAACTTCTCCAAGGTGTTTACCctggacttttattttgagGAGAGGCAGCGTCTTCGTTTTGAATTGCTTGACATTTACAGTGGCGGCCTCAATGGCATGAAACACGAGGCCTTCCTTGGATTTGTGGAGTGTAACCTAGGGCAG ATCATTTCACAGAGGAAACTTTCCAAGGCTCTGCTGAAACCGGGAGGAACAGTGGGGAAGTCCATCATCACA atagcagcagaggagctgacaggtAATGATGACCACATTGAACTGTCATTTAGTGCAAGAAAGCTGGATGACAAG GACTTCTTCACCAAATCAGATCCATTCCTAGAAATCTATAGACTGAATGAAGATGCCACCATGCAGCTTGTTTACAGGACTGAG actGTCAAGAATAATTTGAACCCAGTTTGGAAAAGGTTTAAAGTTTCTCTGAACTCACTCTGTGCCGGAGACCATGAACGCAAGCTACag TGCACCATTTGGGACTGGGACTCCAATGGCAAACATGACTACATTGGCGAGTTCGAGACCACGTTcaaagagatgagaggagcCATAGAAGGACGACAG GTGCAGTGGCTGTGTATTAACTCTAAATAcaaagcaaagaagaaaaactacaaGAACTCGGGGATTGTAATACTTAACCGATGCAAG GTAATCAAAATGCACTCATTCCTCGATTACATTATGGGAGGCTGCCAGATCCAGTTTact GTTGCCATTGACTTTACAGCTTCAAATGGAGACCCTCGAAACAGTTGCTCTCTACACTACATTCACCCGTTTCAGCCCAATGAGTATCTGAAGGCTCTGGTAGCAATAGGGGAGATCTGCCAGGACTATGACAG TGATAAGATGTTCCCAGCTTTTGGCTTTGGAGCTCAGATTCCTCCGGACTACAAG ATTTCACATGACTTTGCAGTGAATTTTAATGAAGAGAATCCAGAATGTGTAG GTATTCAAGGAGTGGTCGAGGCCTACCAAGCCTGTCTTCCCAAACTACAGCTGTACGGACCTACCAACATCGCTCCCATCATCCAGAAGGTTGCTTGCTCTGCTTCGCAAGAGGTTCACACCAAAGAGGCCATG CAGtacttcatcctcctcatcctgacagATGGTGTCATTACTGACATGGCTGACACAAGGGAGGCCATCGTCCAGGCCTCACATCTTCCAATGTCCATCATCATTGTCGGCATTGGGAATGCTGATTTCAGTGACATGCAAATGCTGGATGGTGGCGAAGGGATCCTGTGTTCAACCAGAGGAGAACCTGTTCTCCGAGACATTGTTCAATTTGTGCCCTTCCGGAACTTCAAAAAT gcatctccagctgctctggcGAAAAGCGTTTTAGCAGAGGTTCCAAACCAAGTGGTGGAATATTACAACAATAAGGGCATCAAACCTAAAATGCCAAGTGTGTACCAGTCTTCCAAGCAGTTTGGACTCTGA
- the LOC130532782 gene encoding copine-4-like isoform X2, which yields MSDIYESAANSLGLFSGPYLTKVELQLSCKGIPDRDSLCKPDPCLVLAMQSCGQWMEVDRTEVIPSCGNPNFSKVFTLDFYFEERQRLRFELLDIYSGGLNGMKHEAFLGFVECNLGQIISQRKLSKALLKPGGTVGKSIITIAAEELTGNDDHIELSFSARKLDDKDFFTKSDPFLEIYRLNEDATMQLVYRTETVKNNLNPVWKRFKVSLNSLCAGDHERKLQCTIWDWDSNGKHDYIGEFETTFKEMRGAIEGRQVQWLCINSKYKAKKKNYKNSGIVILNRCKVAIDFTASNGDPRNSCSLHYIHPFQPNEYLKALVAIGEICQDYDSDKMFPAFGFGAQIPPDYKISHDFAVNFNEENPECVGIQGVVEAYQACLPKLQLYGPTNIAPIIQKVACSASQEVHTKEAMQYFILLILTDGVITDMADTREAIVQASHLPMSIIIVGIGNADFSDMQMLDGGEGILCSTRGEPVLRDIVQFVPFRNFKNASPAALAKSVLAEVPNQVVEYYNNKGIKPKMPSVYQSSKQFGL from the exons ATGAGTGACATCTACGAATCAGCAGCTAACTCGCTTGGCTTGTTCAGTGGTCCGTATCTGACGAAAGTGGAACTCCAACTGAGCTGTAAAGGCATTCCGGACCGTGATTCTCTGTGCAAACCAGATCCTTGCCTGGTCCTCGCCATGCAGTCCTGTGGGCAGTGGATGGAG GTGGACCGCACTGAAGTAATTCCCAGCTGTGGGAATCCCAACTTCTCCAAGGTGTTTACCctggacttttattttgagGAGAGGCAGCGTCTTCGTTTTGAATTGCTTGACATTTACAGTGGCGGCCTCAATGGCATGAAACACGAGGCCTTCCTTGGATTTGTGGAGTGTAACCTAGGGCAG ATCATTTCACAGAGGAAACTTTCCAAGGCTCTGCTGAAACCGGGAGGAACAGTGGGGAAGTCCATCATCACA atagcagcagaggagctgacaggtAATGATGACCACATTGAACTGTCATTTAGTGCAAGAAAGCTGGATGACAAG GACTTCTTCACCAAATCAGATCCATTCCTAGAAATCTATAGACTGAATGAAGATGCCACCATGCAGCTTGTTTACAGGACTGAG actGTCAAGAATAATTTGAACCCAGTTTGGAAAAGGTTTAAAGTTTCTCTGAACTCACTCTGTGCCGGAGACCATGAACGCAAGCTACag TGCACCATTTGGGACTGGGACTCCAATGGCAAACATGACTACATTGGCGAGTTCGAGACCACGTTcaaagagatgagaggagcCATAGAAGGACGACAG GTGCAGTGGCTGTGTATTAACTCTAAATAcaaagcaaagaagaaaaactacaaGAACTCGGGGATTGTAATACTTAACCGATGCAAG GTTGCCATTGACTTTACAGCTTCAAATGGAGACCCTCGAAACAGTTGCTCTCTACACTACATTCACCCGTTTCAGCCCAATGAGTATCTGAAGGCTCTGGTAGCAATAGGGGAGATCTGCCAGGACTATGACAG TGATAAGATGTTCCCAGCTTTTGGCTTTGGAGCTCAGATTCCTCCGGACTACAAG ATTTCACATGACTTTGCAGTGAATTTTAATGAAGAGAATCCAGAATGTGTAG GTATTCAAGGAGTGGTCGAGGCCTACCAAGCCTGTCTTCCCAAACTACAGCTGTACGGACCTACCAACATCGCTCCCATCATCCAGAAGGTTGCTTGCTCTGCTTCGCAAGAGGTTCACACCAAAGAGGCCATG CAGtacttcatcctcctcatcctgacagATGGTGTCATTACTGACATGGCTGACACAAGGGAGGCCATCGTCCAGGCCTCACATCTTCCAATGTCCATCATCATTGTCGGCATTGGGAATGCTGATTTCAGTGACATGCAAATGCTGGATGGTGGCGAAGGGATCCTGTGTTCAACCAGAGGAGAACCTGTTCTCCGAGACATTGTTCAATTTGTGCCCTTCCGGAACTTCAAAAAT gcatctccagctgctctggcGAAAAGCGTTTTAGCAGAGGTTCCAAACCAAGTGGTGGAATATTACAACAATAAGGGCATCAAACCTAAAATGCCAAGTGTGTACCAGTCTTCCAAGCAGTTTGGACTCTGA
- the LOC130532782 gene encoding copine-4-like isoform X3: MSDIYESAANSLGLFSGPYLTKVELQLSCKGIPDRDSLCKPDPCLVLAMQSCGQWMEVDRTEVIPSCGNPNFSKVFTLDFYFEERQRLRFELLDIYSGGLNGMKHEAFLGFVECNLGQIISQRKLSKALLKPGGTVGKSIITIAAEELTGNDDHIELSFSARKLDDKDFFTKSDPFLEIYRLNEDATMQLVYRTETVKNNLNPVWKRFKVSLNSLCAGDHERKLQVQWLCINSKYKAKKKNYKNSGIVILNRCKVIKMHSFLDYIMGGCQIQFTVAIDFTASNGDPRNSCSLHYIHPFQPNEYLKALVAIGEICQDYDSDKMFPAFGFGAQIPPDYKISHDFAVNFNEENPECVGIQGVVEAYQACLPKLQLYGPTNIAPIIQKVACSASQEVHTKEAMQYFILLILTDGVITDMADTREAIVQASHLPMSIIIVGIGNADFSDMQMLDGGEGILCSTRGEPVLRDIVQFVPFRNFKNASPAALAKSVLAEVPNQVVEYYNNKGIKPKMPSVYQSSKQFGL; the protein is encoded by the exons ATGAGTGACATCTACGAATCAGCAGCTAACTCGCTTGGCTTGTTCAGTGGTCCGTATCTGACGAAAGTGGAACTCCAACTGAGCTGTAAAGGCATTCCGGACCGTGATTCTCTGTGCAAACCAGATCCTTGCCTGGTCCTCGCCATGCAGTCCTGTGGGCAGTGGATGGAG GTGGACCGCACTGAAGTAATTCCCAGCTGTGGGAATCCCAACTTCTCCAAGGTGTTTACCctggacttttattttgagGAGAGGCAGCGTCTTCGTTTTGAATTGCTTGACATTTACAGTGGCGGCCTCAATGGCATGAAACACGAGGCCTTCCTTGGATTTGTGGAGTGTAACCTAGGGCAG ATCATTTCACAGAGGAAACTTTCCAAGGCTCTGCTGAAACCGGGAGGAACAGTGGGGAAGTCCATCATCACA atagcagcagaggagctgacaggtAATGATGACCACATTGAACTGTCATTTAGTGCAAGAAAGCTGGATGACAAG GACTTCTTCACCAAATCAGATCCATTCCTAGAAATCTATAGACTGAATGAAGATGCCACCATGCAGCTTGTTTACAGGACTGAG actGTCAAGAATAATTTGAACCCAGTTTGGAAAAGGTTTAAAGTTTCTCTGAACTCACTCTGTGCCGGAGACCATGAACGCAAGCTACag GTGCAGTGGCTGTGTATTAACTCTAAATAcaaagcaaagaagaaaaactacaaGAACTCGGGGATTGTAATACTTAACCGATGCAAG GTAATCAAAATGCACTCATTCCTCGATTACATTATGGGAGGCTGCCAGATCCAGTTTact GTTGCCATTGACTTTACAGCTTCAAATGGAGACCCTCGAAACAGTTGCTCTCTACACTACATTCACCCGTTTCAGCCCAATGAGTATCTGAAGGCTCTGGTAGCAATAGGGGAGATCTGCCAGGACTATGACAG TGATAAGATGTTCCCAGCTTTTGGCTTTGGAGCTCAGATTCCTCCGGACTACAAG ATTTCACATGACTTTGCAGTGAATTTTAATGAAGAGAATCCAGAATGTGTAG GTATTCAAGGAGTGGTCGAGGCCTACCAAGCCTGTCTTCCCAAACTACAGCTGTACGGACCTACCAACATCGCTCCCATCATCCAGAAGGTTGCTTGCTCTGCTTCGCAAGAGGTTCACACCAAAGAGGCCATG CAGtacttcatcctcctcatcctgacagATGGTGTCATTACTGACATGGCTGACACAAGGGAGGCCATCGTCCAGGCCTCACATCTTCCAATGTCCATCATCATTGTCGGCATTGGGAATGCTGATTTCAGTGACATGCAAATGCTGGATGGTGGCGAAGGGATCCTGTGTTCAACCAGAGGAGAACCTGTTCTCCGAGACATTGTTCAATTTGTGCCCTTCCGGAACTTCAAAAAT gcatctccagctgctctggcGAAAAGCGTTTTAGCAGAGGTTCCAAACCAAGTGGTGGAATATTACAACAATAAGGGCATCAAACCTAAAATGCCAAGTGTGTACCAGTCTTCCAAGCAGTTTGGACTCTGA